A single region of the Silene latifolia isolate original U9 population chromosome 8, ASM4854445v1, whole genome shotgun sequence genome encodes:
- the LOC141595077 gene encoding uncharacterized protein LOC141595077, which yields MKIDLQKAYDSVEWAFVGDLLKTLGFPAQFIKLVINCVTSPSYSIALNGEVFGFFKGRRDDLIMFCKGEKGSVELMIHAYELFSRASSLVMNKGKSNIYFNGVSEGIMADIESLSGMKRGVIPFRYRRVIVSPKRLSVMDCNCLVEKVVERIRGLGSRKLSKFLWHGKETKESPALVAWDIICRPKKQGGLGLKNLQLWNTAAIGKYVWWIESKADHLWVKWVHAVDGHKWLQPALATVRWAPWVGIKLMLPKHKFFTWLVTQQRLLTQDRLVKMQIISDNQCYLCGLQEESHKHLFFECVYSSQCLCLISLWVGVHIPEQNVVQWWLSLRNRSLLKKQVIATVVCSLMYYIWECRNKCRIENSLIRPKVLCKRLKSQISDRLRCINVVSKCRATTVWLEGLQ from the exons ATGAAGATTGATTTGCAAAAAGCATATGATTCGGTTGAATGGGCTTTTGTGGGTGATCTTTTGAAAACACTAGGTTTCCCAGCACAATTTATCAAGTTGGTTATAAACTGTGTGACTTCTCCATCATATTCCATTGCCTTAAATGGGGAGGTGTTTGGTTTTTTCAAAGGCAGGAGAG ATGACTTAATTATGTTTTGCAAAGGAGAGAAGGGATCTGTGGAGCTTATGATTCATGCTTATGAGCTGTTTTCTAGGGCTTCTAGTCTTGTGATGAACAAAGGCAAGTCTAACATCTACTTTAATGGAGTAAGTGAAGGGATTATGGCTGATATTGAATCATTGTCTGGTATGAAAAGGGGTGTTATTCCTTTTAGATATCGGAGGGTGATAGTTTCCCCTAAAAGATTATCAGTCATGGACTGCAACTGCCTTGTTGAGAAAGTTGTGGAGAGAATAAGGGGGCTTGGTAGCAGGAAACTTTC AAAATTTCTATGGCATGGAAAGGAAACTAAAGAGAGTCCTGCTCTTGTGGCTTGGGACATCATTTGCAGGCCAAAAAAGCAAGGAGGTCTGGGTTTGAAAAACCTGCAGTTATGGAACACAGCTGCCATAGGAAAGTATGTTTGGTGGATTGAGAGCAAAGCTGATCATCTGTGGGTTAAATGGGTGCATGCTGT GGATGGTCACAAATGGTTGCAGCCTGCTCTTGCAACTGTCAGATGGGCTCCTTGGGTGGGAATTAAGCTTATGCTACCTAAGCATAAGTTCTTTACTTGGCTTGTTACTCAGCAAAGGTTACTCACTCAAGACAGGTTGGTTAAGATGCAGATTATCTCAGACAATCAGTGCTACTTATGTGGGTTACAGGAGGAGTCTCATAAGCACCTGTTTTTTGAATGTGTGTATAGTTCTCAGTGCTTGTGTTTGATCTCGCTGTGGGTAGGGGTCCATATACCTGAGCAGAATGTGGTTCAATGGTGGCTCAGTCTAAGGAACCGATCTTTACTGAAGAAGCAGGTGATAGCTACTGTGGTGTGCAGTCTGATGTACTATATTTGGGAATGCAGAAACAAGTGCAGAATAGAAAATAGTTTAATCAGACCTAAAGTGTTATGTAAACGGCTTAAAAGCCAAATCAGTGATAGATTACGGTGTATTAACGTAGTCAGTAAGTGTCGAGCAACCACTGTTTGGTTGGAGGGCTTGCAATAA